The following DNA comes from Bradyrhizobium sp. SK17.
ACATCATCGGCTACATCGCATCGCCCGACGCCGTGGTGCTGGATTATGCCTGCGGCGAGGCGCTGTCGGCGACGAAGGTCGCCGGTGCCTGCGCCCAGCTCTATCTGGCGGAGCCTGCGCCGGGCGTCCGTGGCCGGCTGGTCGCGCGCTTCGCGCCCGACACCCGAATCCGTGTCCGCTCGCTCGACGAGTTGAAGAACATGCAGGCGGACTCGATCGATCTCGTGGTGATGAATTCGGTGGCGCAATACATGACGCCGCAAGAGCTCGATTCCGCGTTCGACGTGATCCATCGCCTGCTGAAGCCGTCGGGCCGATTCGTGGTCGGCGATATCCTGCGGCCGGAAGTCGGCATGTTCAGGGACGTAGTGGCGCTGCTGCGGTTTGCGGCGACCCACGGCTTCCTGCGCGATGCGCTGATCGGGCTGGCCTCGACCGCCTTGTCCGATTACCGGCAGTTGCGCACCAGGATCGGGCTGCAACGCTACGGCGAGGACGAGATGATCGCCAAGCTCGGCGCCGCGGGATTCAGCGCCACGCGGGCACCGCGCAACATCGGGCACAATCCGTGGCGAATGACGTTCGTGGCGCACCACTGAGCAAGGGTGCGGATCAAGGGTTGTGAAAAAAGTTAGGGTTAACCAAAAGTAAACGTGGCGGCTGCCGAAATAATCAGCAATGATCCGCTCGGCCCGGTGGCGGAAGCGTCGACGCGGCAGTGGTGCAACACTGTTTATCCTGGTTCAAACCCAGGCCGGGCCTCCACGCTTCGCCCTGACGGGCTACGCGTGGCGCAGCCACGCCGGACCGGCGGGGCAAAGCGTGTCCGGCGCAGCTTGAGCGTAGCGAAGGCGTAGACGGACTGGGCAGCGAGCCCGCAGGGCGAAGCCGGGCCCCTGCCGAACATTCCCCCTCCGCCCCGAGCACCCCCAGCCGGGCATAGGTCGAATGAGGAATTTCCCCCAGAATCGCGGTTGATTGGGCCTTTTGGGGGTTTCGCGGGTGCGGAAACTGGTCTAAAGACCACCCGCGCGCGAGGGATCGCGCTTCCGGCGCTACAAGATGTAGCGCATGGCCCGAGGGACGCGCGACCAGCGCGCCCTTTTTTTGTGCCTAGATTCCAGTCCGCGAGAGCTGATGCCCAAAAGAACCGACATCTCCACCATCCTGATCATCGGCGCCGGCCCCATCGTGATCGGCCAGGCCTGCGAATTCGACTATTCCGGCACGCAGGCGGTGAAGGCACTGAAGGAAGAGGGCTACCGGGTCGTCCTGGTCAATTCCAATCCGGCCACCATCATGACCGATCCGGAACTGGCGGACGCCACCTATATCGAGCCGATCACCCCCGAGATCGTCGGCAAGATCATCGAGAAGGAGCGCAACGTCATACCGGGCGGCTTTGCGCTGTTGCCGACCATGGGTGGCCAGACCGCGCTGAACTGCGCGCTGTCGCTGCGCCGCCAGGGCACCCTCGACAAGTTCGACGTCGAGATGATCGGCGCGACCGCCGATGCGATCGACAAGGCCGAGGACCGCCAACTGTTCCGCGAGGCGATGACCAAGATCGGACTGGAGACGCCGAAATCGCGGCTCGCCAACGCCTCGGCGCTGAAGAAGACCTACCGCGACAAATACCTCGCCGAGCGGGAGAAGCTGTCCGGCGCCGCGCTGGAAGAACTCGAGCGGCAGTGGACGCTCGGCGAGAATGACCGCCGCAAGCGCTATCAGGAGCATGCCTTCGGCGAGGCGCTGATGGCGCTGTCCGAGATCGGCCTGCCCGCGATCATCCGGCCCTCCTTCACGATGGGCGGCACCGGCGGCGGCATCGCCTACAACAAGGAAGAATTCCTCGACATCATCGAGCGCGGGCTCGACGCCTCTCCGACCAACGAGGTGCTGATCGAGGAAAGCGTGCTCGGCTGGAAAGAGTACGAGATGGAGGTGGTGCGCGACAAGAAGGACAATTGCATCATCATCTGCTCGATCGAGAACCTCGATCCAATGGGCGTGCATACCGGCGATTCCATCACCATCGCGCCGGCGCTGACCTTGACCGACAAGGAATACCAGGTGATGCGCGACGCCTCGCTGGCGGTGCTGCGCGAGATCGGCGTCGAGACCGGCGGCTCCAACGTCCAGTTCGGCATCAATCCGGTCGACGGCCGCATGGTCGTGATCGAGATGAACCCGCGCGTGTCGCGCTCGTCGGCGCTGGCGTCGAAGGCCACCGGCTTCCCGATCGCCAAGGTCGCAGCCAAGCTCGCGGTCGGCTACACTCTCGATGAGATCGCCAACGACATCACCGGCGGCGCCACGCCGGCCTCGTTCGAGCCGACGATCGATTACGTCGTCACCAAGATTCCGCGCTTTGCGTTCGAGAAATTCCCCGGTGCCTCCTCCACGCTGACCACGTCGATGAAGTCGGTCGGCGAAGTGATGGCGATCGGCCGCACCTTCCAGGAGAGCTTGCAGAAGGCGCTGCGCGGGCTCGAGACCGGGCTGACCGGGCTCGACGAGATCGACATCGAAGGGCTTGGCCGCGGCGACGACAAGAACGCGATCCGCGCCGCGCTCGGCACGCCGACGCCGAACCGCATCCTACAGGTCGCGCAGGCGATGCGGCTCGGCTGGACCGACGAGGAGATCTTCAACTCCTGCAAGATCGATCCCTGGTTCCTCGCCGAGATGCGCGCCATCGTCGAGATGGAGGACAAGGTCCGCAGCAACGGCCTGCCGCCGAACGCGTTCGGCATGCGGACGCTGAAGGCGATGGGCTTCTCCGACGCGCGGCTTGCCGTGCTCACCGAAACCACCGAGGCCGACGTCACCGCCAAGCGCC
Coding sequences within:
- a CDS encoding class I SAM-dependent methyltransferase; protein product: MDEWIDYYDSTHTIYASRLHRDLHFQVIANDIIGYIASPDAVVLDYACGEALSATKVAGACAQLYLAEPAPGVRGRLVARFAPDTRIRVRSLDELKNMQADSIDLVVMNSVAQYMTPQELDSAFDVIHRLLKPSGRFVVGDILRPEVGMFRDVVALLRFAATHGFLRDALIGLASTALSDYRQLRTRIGLQRYGEDEMIAKLGAAGFSATRAPRNIGHNPWRMTFVAHH